The Fusarium oxysporum Fo47 chromosome II, complete sequence genome includes a region encoding these proteins:
- a CDS encoding thioredoxin-like protein — MTKFKVTVTSDTVCPWCYVGRRQLQAAQRLWEQKYPDSNDTFDISYKPFQLAPDWARGPASSISKEKFYLEKFGRDRVVKMQQHLKGVGESLGIDFKFGGQTGNSRDSHRLVQLAKKHGQDAESKALDGLFAAYFEKNDDITSYDTLRNVAVEAGIPEDEFQKAIVESDEGGPEVDKLAGEARYSGVSGVPDFVLQDRFRLHGANDPSTFVSVWEKIKAAEL; from the coding sequence ATGACAAAGTTCAAAGTCACAGTGACTTCCGACACCGTCTGCCCTTGGTGCTATGTCGGTCGCAGACAGCTCCAGGCTGCGCAGCGCCTTTGGGAGCAGAAGTACCCCGACTCAAACGACACTTTCGACATTAGCTACAAGCCTTTTCAGCTAGCGCCGGATTGGGCCCGGGGTCCTGCATCGAGCATCTCCAAGGAAAAGTTCTACCTCGAGAAATTCGGAAGAGACCGCGTGGTTAAGATGCAGCAGCATTTGAAGGGTGTCGGAGAGTCCCTGGGGATCGACTTCAAGTTCGGTGGACAGACAGGAAACTCGAGAGATTCGCACCGACTGGTCCAGCTTGCCAAGAAGCACGGCCAGGATGCCGAGAGCAAGGCGCTCGATGGGCTTTTCGCTGCGTACTTCGAGAAGAACGACGACATTACCAGCTACGATACGTTGAGAAACGTGGCTGTCGAGGCGGGAATTCCCGAGGATGAGTTCCAGAAGGCCATTGTCGAGAGCGACGAGGGTGGCCCAGAGGTTGACAAGCTTGCGGGCGAGGCGCGATACAGTGGTGTCAGTGGTGTGCCTGACTTTGTTCTTCAGGACCGGTTCCGACTCCATGGCGCCAACGATCCGTCGACATTTGTGAGCGTTtgggagaagatcaaggcgGCTGAGCTGTAA
- a CDS encoding Alpha/Beta hydrolase protein, whose amino-acid sequence MMAFLKSLVLFVLLQFVNAAATKSSAPKISWGECPSLIPPGVDCGKINVPLAYQSGNSTSAKGDDTVELVFTRLNHTGKGEKHGVLFFNTGGPGASGAITVAGSPYVSAISFSDELRDVYDIIGLDPRGVGVSSPVQCDPKVFNKRVKTFVTTDEEYDALFNYSRSVGESCAKLTGPLINHLDSVHVAKDHEVVRKALGVEKFNYLGLSYGTLLGATYASLFPKSVGRMALDANVDHSQSEIATLLAEATAYETVLDQFFKWCDKNSTCALHGKSASRIWDETLARADSKAIPAPDCNGTCRSDVTGEEIRYNAQEFLTFVDLDFGSGSTWAALGDAILQASKGNATALSTSTPSGKVVNDPSGSPYSYLAIGCQDWLHKSKTSVDLRQKLINAVTFAPRTRGASQTYYYESTCIGWPAPLTNPQGPLADGIKDAPTILIAASVYDPETSLTGAEGVREQLTHRVSITRNGAGHTSHYLGGDTSKVMDRYLATGKLPRDGTVYRT is encoded by the coding sequence ATGATGGCGTTTTTAAAGTCTCTTGTCCTTTTTGTACTGCTGCAGTTTGTTAACGCTGCGGCGACGAAATCTTCAGCCCCGAAGATAAGCTGGGGAGAATGTCCTTCTTTGATTCCACCTGGTGTTGATTGTGGAAAGATCAATGTCCCTCTTGCGTATCAGAGCGGGAATTCTACGTCTGCCAAGGGAGACGATACAGTTGAGCTGGTTTTCACGCGCTTGAACCATACAGGCAAAGGCGAGAAACATGGTGTTTTATTCTTCAATACCGGTGGACCTGGTGCATCTGGAGCTATCACCGTCGCTGGATCACCATACGTCTCGGCGATTTCTTTCTCGGATGAACTTCGTGATGTATACGATATCATCGGTCTTGACCCCCGCGGTGTTGGTGTAAGCAGTCCTGTGCAATGCGATCCCAAAGTCTTCAACAAGAGGGTCAAGACTTTCGTTACTACGGATGAAGAGTACGATGCATTGTTCAACTACAGTCGAAGCGTTGGTGAGAGCTGTGCCAAGCTTACAGGTCCTCTTATCAACCATCTCGACTCTGTCCATGTTGCGAAGGACCATGAAGTCGTGCGCAaagctcttggtgttgaaaaATTCAACTACCTCGGTCTCTCATACGGTACCTTACTCGGTGCAACATATGCATCTCTATTCCCCAAATCCGTTGGCCGTATGGCCCTCGACGCAAACGTGGATCACTCCCAGTCCGAGATAGCAACCCTCCTCGCAGAAGCAACCGCCTACGAGACTGTCCTCGACCAATTCTTCAAATGGTGTGATAAGAACTCGACATGCGCGCTTCACGGGAAGAGTGCCAGCCGCATCTGGGATGAAACTCTCGCTCGCGCTGATTCCAAAGCCATTCCAGCACCGGACTGCAACGGGACATGTCGCTCTGACGTGACCGGTGAAGAAATTCGATACAATGCACAAGAGTTTCTTACCTTTGTTGATCTGGACTTTGGCTCTGGATCTACGTGGGCTGCTCTCGGAGATGCTATTCTTCAAGCTAGCAAGGGCAATGCTACTGCgctgtcaacttcaactcccaGTGGCAAAGTCGTCAATGACCCCAGTGGTTCTCCATACAGCTACCTTGCTATCGGATGTCAAGATTGGTTACACAAGTCCAAGACTTCAGTGGACTTGCgccagaagctcatcaacgcTGTTACGTTTGCTCCCAGAACAAGAGGCGCCTCGCAGACGTATTACTATGAGAGTACATGTATCGGCTGGCCTGCACCGTTGACGAATCCGCAGGGGCCTTTGGCAGATGGTATTAAGGACGCTCCTACTATTCTGATTGCGGCTTCGGTGTATGATCCCGAGACGAGTCTTACCGGGGCTGAGGGGGTGAGAGAGCAGTTGACGCATAGAGTGAGCATTACGAGGAATGGAGCCGGACACACGAGTCACTACCTTGGAGGCGATACTAGTAAGGTTATGGATAGGTATTTGGCCACTGGAAAGCTGCCTAGAGATGGTACAGTCTACAGGACTTGA